Proteins from one Corynebacterium testudinoris genomic window:
- a CDS encoding 3'-5' exonuclease, which yields MAILTLHKSFTVRDGLSKPIMEFIQKLQDNPANPSLHVEHVNNSRDSRVRTGLVNKQYRAVMIEIHSGTEQHFLLLDVLNHDDAYQLAATVKMTNNPVTGVTQMEIGTANAELSPAEIDAEIDSRARRLAAERLAQQQAEAEAASAAAVSVVGRDAPAPRTTLAAAGITREDMENELGISPIAAGVVFAADSEHDLESLLVDSPAWELDAVLALVSGFTIDEVREELGLEKDHELSTTVVGDGVSAESTDDELLAGLQLPAARMEWAYGAGEEALRSIIETGDFNAWRIFVHPSQQAIINANFSGSGRVFGGAGTGKTVVAVHRANALVTSRGATPDVKDHPPRVLLTTFTRALSDSLKSQMNLLNPRFPEASTHGANGLWISGVDALVYRVLQNAQPQEINHSIEQILRITTPFSPKPLDDRGEKSKWEDAITLANVTLAPEKSNPEFLSQEYSTVVLGGGVDGEASYLRVPRLGRGTTLNRRERKDVWKIIEIFVRKCASDGRVTWPTLALLAAAVVEARGGNHLFDHIVIDEAQDFHVGHWRFLRACVPEGPNDIFLAEDSHQRIYGQRLVLSRYGISTRGRASRKLTLNYRTTHQNLDFALAILSGEQWRDSEDEVDTTLGYRSSRRGPAPIIATAENAGEETALVVGQINTWLQESPGAHVGVLTRTNFPVKQIVAQLRDEGIEAVETRQATAAAAATVSVMTMHNSKGLEFTHVVLMGVSESSMPQKYQLNGLADAEAADVLQRERALLYVAASRARDALMVTTNGEPSQLLPA from the coding sequence ATGGCCATTCTCACCCTGCACAAGAGCTTCACTGTCCGTGACGGACTGTCGAAGCCGATCATGGAGTTCATCCAGAAGCTCCAGGACAATCCCGCCAACCCGTCGTTACACGTCGAACACGTCAACAACAGCCGCGACTCGCGGGTGCGTACCGGTCTGGTGAACAAGCAGTACCGGGCTGTGATGATCGAGATACACTCCGGCACCGAACAGCACTTCCTGCTGCTCGACGTGCTCAATCATGACGACGCCTACCAGCTCGCCGCCACCGTCAAGATGACGAACAACCCGGTCACCGGCGTCACGCAAATGGAGATCGGCACCGCCAACGCAGAACTGTCCCCGGCAGAGATCGACGCCGAGATCGACTCCCGTGCCCGACGCCTCGCCGCCGAGAGGCTGGCCCAACAACAGGCGGAGGCAGAGGCTGCTAGTGCGGCAGCGGTGTCGGTCGTCGGCCGTGACGCACCTGCCCCGCGAACCACCCTGGCAGCGGCCGGTATCACACGCGAGGACATGGAAAATGAGCTCGGCATCTCTCCCATTGCCGCAGGCGTGGTGTTCGCAGCGGACAGCGAGCACGATCTGGAGTCTCTCCTGGTGGACAGTCCCGCCTGGGAGCTCGATGCCGTCCTGGCGCTGGTGTCCGGTTTCACCATCGACGAGGTGCGCGAGGAACTGGGGCTAGAAAAGGACCACGAGTTGAGCACCACAGTGGTTGGGGATGGCGTCAGTGCCGAATCCACCGATGACGAACTGCTCGCCGGCCTGCAGCTGCCCGCGGCGAGGATGGAATGGGCCTATGGCGCGGGCGAAGAGGCTCTGCGCTCGATCATCGAGACCGGCGACTTCAATGCCTGGCGGATCTTCGTCCACCCCAGCCAGCAGGCGATCATCAACGCCAACTTCTCCGGCTCAGGCAGAGTGTTCGGCGGCGCCGGCACCGGCAAGACTGTCGTCGCAGTGCACCGAGCCAACGCGCTCGTGACCTCCCGGGGAGCCACGCCTGACGTCAAAGACCACCCACCCCGGGTGCTGCTGACCACCTTCACCCGGGCGCTGTCTGACTCCCTGAAATCTCAGATGAACCTGCTCAACCCGCGTTTCCCTGAGGCCAGCACCCACGGTGCGAATGGGCTGTGGATCTCCGGCGTCGACGCCCTGGTCTACCGCGTCCTCCAGAACGCCCAACCACAGGAGATCAATCACTCCATCGAACAGATCCTACGTATCACCACCCCCTTCAGCCCGAAACCCCTCGATGACCGCGGGGAAAAATCGAAGTGGGAGGATGCGATCACCCTTGCCAACGTCACCCTGGCCCCGGAGAAGTCCAACCCAGAGTTCCTTTCCCAGGAGTATTCGACGGTGGTTCTCGGCGGGGGTGTTGACGGGGAGGCCAGCTACCTCCGGGTCCCCCGCCTCGGTCGCGGCACCACGCTCAACCGACGGGAACGCAAGGACGTGTGGAAGATCATCGAGATCTTCGTCCGCAAATGCGCTTCCGACGGTCGTGTCACCTGGCCAACGTTGGCCCTATTGGCGGCCGCCGTCGTCGAGGCGCGCGGTGGCAACCACCTCTTCGACCACATCGTCATCGATGAGGCCCAGGACTTCCACGTGGGACACTGGCGTTTCCTCCGTGCCTGCGTCCCCGAAGGGCCCAACGACATCTTCCTCGCCGAGGATTCCCACCAACGAATCTACGGCCAGCGTCTGGTGCTCAGCCGCTACGGGATCTCCACTCGCGGCCGGGCATCCCGAAAGCTCACCCTCAACTACCGCACCACCCATCAGAACCTGGACTTCGCACTGGCAATCCTCTCCGGCGAGCAGTGGCGCGACTCGGAGGACGAAGTGGATACCACTCTCGGCTACCGCTCCTCCCGCCGAGGACCCGCACCGATCATCGCCACTGCGGAGAACGCCGGAGAGGAGACAGCACTGGTGGTCGGACAGATCAACACATGGCTGCAGGAGTCCCCGGGGGCCCACGTCGGTGTACTCACTCGCACAAACTTCCCCGTCAAACAGATAGTGGCTCAACTACGCGACGAAGGAATTGAGGCGGTGGAGACGCGGCAGGCCACCGCCGCAGCAGCAGCGACCGTCTCGGTGATGACCATGCATAACTCGAAGGGCCTGGAGTTTACCCATGTGGTTCTCATGGGCGTCTCTGAGTCGTCCATGCCGCAGAAGTACCAACTCAACGGCCTGGCGGACGCCGAGGCAGCAGACGTGCTTCAGCGGGAACGGGCATTACTCTACGTGGCGGCCTCCCGTGCCCGCGACGCATTAATGGTGACCACCAACGGAGAACCGTCACAGCTGCTTCCGGCGTAG
- a CDS encoding nucleoside hydrolase — protein sequence MARKVILDLDTGIDDALALVYALASPELELIGVTGTYGNVLVETGVRNALAILELFGRGDVPVFAGPQKPGFEVLEISSFIHGSNGVGEAVLPDPRGRVQEDGAVEFLLRSVREHGDDLVIVPTGPSTSVAAAVEADPFFAENAHIVMMGGALTVPGNIKHWAEVNIHQDPEASDLLFRRCRDVTMIGLDVTLQTLLTYQETAVWRELGTARGTFLADAADYYIRSYEKFDPDLGGCGLHDPLAVAVAADPTLVDTVDINMMVDTDGPTRGRSIGDHTRLNDPVKTSRVAIGVDVERFLGEFMSRLTSLAGER from the coding sequence ATGGCACGCAAAGTAATCCTCGACCTCGATACCGGTATCGATGACGCGCTCGCCCTGGTTTACGCGCTCGCTTCGCCCGAGCTGGAGCTGATCGGTGTCACCGGTACGTATGGCAACGTGCTCGTGGAGACTGGGGTGCGCAACGCCCTGGCAATTCTGGAACTCTTCGGACGTGGGGACGTGCCGGTGTTCGCTGGCCCGCAGAAACCCGGGTTCGAGGTGTTAGAGATCTCCTCGTTCATCCACGGTTCCAACGGCGTCGGCGAAGCTGTGCTTCCCGATCCTCGTGGGCGAGTTCAGGAGGATGGGGCGGTGGAATTCCTGCTGCGCTCGGTGCGTGAGCATGGCGATGACCTCGTGATCGTGCCGACGGGCCCTTCCACCTCGGTTGCGGCGGCCGTCGAGGCTGACCCCTTCTTCGCCGAAAACGCGCACATCGTCATGATGGGTGGCGCCCTCACCGTCCCGGGCAACATCAAGCACTGGGCCGAGGTGAATATCCACCAGGATCCCGAAGCCTCTGACCTGTTATTCCGCCGCTGCCGCGACGTCACGATGATCGGGCTCGACGTCACGCTCCAGACCCTGCTTACGTACCAGGAAACGGCCGTTTGGCGGGAGCTGGGTACCGCCCGGGGCACCTTCCTCGCCGACGCCGCCGACTACTACATCCGCTCCTACGAGAAATTTGACCCTGACCTCGGGGGCTGCGGGCTCCATGACCCGTTGGCGGTGGCGGTGGCCGCGGATCCGACGCTGGTGGACACCGTCGACATCAACATGATGGTGGACACCGACGGCCCCACTCGCGGGCGCAGCATCGGCGACCACACCCGGCTCAATGATCCGGTGAAGACCTCCCGCGTCGCCATCGGCGTGGACGTGGAACGCTTCCTCGGAGAATTCATGTCCCGGTTGACTTCCTTGGCTGGGGAGCGCTAA
- a CDS encoding bifunctional riboflavin kinase/FAD synthetase: MIVWHGIGNVPASLEASVVTIGVFDGVHRGHQQLIERASRLAKERGVPAVMVTFDPHPLSVFLPERAPMMLTTLEQRLALAGEMGIDAALVVDFTRELAGLNPEEYFTELLHKTLGATALVVGENFTFGKDAAGTADTAREMGKELGIDVEIVELLQEDGQRICSSSIRDYLQAGDVEHAAWALGHPYTITGPVVRGAGRGGKELGFPTANQYFLDDVALPADGVYAGWFTVKGPRAIDGDMEPGVAYPAAISVGTNPTFGDERRSVESFILDRDADLYGYEADVAFIGHIRSMEKFNSVDELLTAINNDVNKVREILDIT, from the coding sequence GTGATTGTTTGGCACGGAATAGGCAATGTCCCCGCGTCCCTTGAGGCGTCCGTCGTTACCATTGGTGTTTTTGATGGGGTGCACCGCGGGCATCAGCAACTCATCGAGCGCGCATCCCGGCTGGCCAAGGAACGCGGCGTCCCCGCCGTCATGGTCACCTTTGACCCGCACCCATTGTCGGTGTTTCTGCCTGAGCGTGCTCCGATGATGCTCACGACCCTGGAGCAGCGCCTGGCCCTGGCGGGGGAGATGGGCATTGATGCGGCGCTGGTCGTCGATTTCACTCGCGAGCTTGCGGGCCTGAACCCGGAGGAATATTTTACGGAGCTGCTCCACAAGACTCTTGGTGCTACGGCGCTGGTGGTGGGGGAGAACTTCACCTTCGGCAAGGATGCCGCCGGTACCGCCGACACCGCCCGCGAGATGGGTAAGGAACTGGGCATCGACGTCGAAATCGTTGAACTGCTCCAAGAAGACGGCCAGCGCATCTGCTCGTCCTCGATCCGCGACTACCTCCAAGCCGGCGACGTCGAACACGCCGCATGGGCGCTGGGCCACCCGTACACCATCACCGGACCCGTGGTCCGCGGCGCCGGTCGAGGTGGCAAGGAACTAGGTTTCCCCACCGCTAACCAGTACTTTCTTGATGACGTCGCCCTTCCCGCCGATGGCGTCTACGCCGGGTGGTTCACCGTCAAAGGCCCCCGCGCCATCGACGGCGACATGGAACCCGGAGTGGCCTATCCCGCGGCGATCTCCGTGGGCACCAACCCCACCTTCGGCGACGAGCGCCGCAGCGTCGAATCCTTCATCCTCGACCGCGATGCTGACCTCTACGGATACGAAGCCGACGTCGCTTTCATCGGGCACATCCGCAGCATGGAAAAGTTCAATTCTGTCGACGAACTGCTCACGGCCATTAATAATGATGTGAACAAGGTCCGCGAAATCCTCGACATCACCTAG
- the truB gene encoding tRNA pseudouridine(55) synthase TruB: protein MTDALASSGLVVVDKPAGMTSHDVVARLRRIFSTRRVGHAGTLDPMATGVLVVGIERGTKFLAHLVATTKSYDATIRLGAATTTDDAEGEVLSEVGAASISNDDALAGMAALTGDIMQRPASVSAIKIDGKRAHERVRAGEDIEIPARPVTVSRFEALAYRRPDHYLDIDVTVDCSSGTYIRSLARDLGESLGVGGHLTALRRTAVGPFLLADALTLDELEATPRLSLSLDEALARSYPVLHVTDEEAAALAMGKWLEPRGLDGTHAAVAPDGRSVALIREKGKRLATVFVARPSTM, encoded by the coding sequence ATGACTGATGCACTAGCCAGCTCGGGGCTCGTTGTGGTGGACAAGCCGGCCGGGATGACCTCCCATGATGTCGTTGCCCGCCTCCGCCGGATCTTCTCCACTCGCCGGGTCGGCCACGCCGGGACGCTTGATCCCATGGCCACCGGCGTGCTGGTCGTCGGCATCGAACGAGGCACCAAGTTCCTCGCCCACCTCGTGGCCACAACGAAGTCCTATGACGCCACCATTCGTCTGGGCGCGGCGACGACCACCGACGACGCGGAGGGTGAGGTGCTGAGTGAGGTGGGGGCGGCGTCGATAAGCAATGACGACGCGCTCGCCGGCATGGCGGCGCTGACCGGCGACATCATGCAACGCCCAGCTTCCGTGAGTGCCATCAAAATTGATGGCAAACGCGCGCATGAGCGCGTCCGGGCCGGCGAGGACATCGAGATCCCAGCCCGCCCCGTCACCGTCAGCCGCTTCGAGGCCCTTGCTTATCGACGCCCCGATCACTACCTCGACATCGACGTCACCGTCGATTGTTCCTCGGGTACCTACATCCGTTCGCTCGCCCGCGATCTCGGGGAATCGCTCGGTGTCGGCGGGCACCTCACCGCCCTCCGACGCACCGCCGTCGGCCCGTTCCTGCTGGCAGACGCGCTAACGCTCGACGAGCTGGAAGCCACTCCCCGCCTATCACTCAGCCTCGACGAGGCCCTCGCCCGCTCCTACCCGGTGCTCCACGTCACCGACGAGGAAGCCGCCGCCCTCGCCATGGGCAAATGGCTCGAACCGCGCGGGCTCGACGGCACCCACGCGGCCGTCGCCCCCGATGGCCGCTCCGTCGCGCTCATCAGGGAGAAGGGCAAACGCCTGGCCACCGTGTTCGTCGCCCGACCCAGCACTATGTGA
- a CDS encoding 4'-phosphopantetheinyl transferase family protein, with translation MLDSSLFPDSAKYCYVITDRERPDLQNFQGLHPLEQALVYHSVDLRKAEFGDARWCAHQALRDLGLGEAEPILRGERGMPLWPPHITGSMTHTEGFRAAVVAPQTHVRSMGLDAEPAEPLPCEVVSSIARPGEMAQLDRLAANGIDCADRLLFCAKEATYKAWFPMTHRWLGFEQAEIDLRDDGTFISYLLVRPTPVPFIEGRWVIRDGYVIATTAVIAGP, from the coding sequence ATGCTTGATTCCTCACTCTTCCCCGACTCCGCCAAATACTGCTACGTCATCACCGACCGCGAACGCCCCGACCTCCAAAACTTCCAAGGCCTCCACCCACTTGAGCAAGCCCTGGTCTACCACTCCGTCGACCTGCGCAAAGCCGAATTCGGTGACGCCCGCTGGTGCGCCCACCAAGCCCTCCGCGACCTCGGCCTCGGCGAAGCCGAACCCATCCTCCGCGGCGAACGCGGCATGCCCCTCTGGCCCCCGCACATCACCGGCTCCATGACCCACACCGAGGGATTCCGCGCAGCCGTCGTCGCCCCCCAAACCCACGTCCGATCCATGGGCCTCGACGCCGAACCCGCCGAACCCCTTCCCTGCGAAGTCGTCAGCTCCATCGCCCGCCCCGGAGAAATGGCCCAACTCGACCGCCTCGCCGCCAACGGGATCGACTGCGCCGACCGGCTACTCTTCTGCGCCAAAGAAGCGACCTACAAAGCGTGGTTCCCCATGACCCACCGCTGGCTCGGCTTCGAGCAAGCCGAAATCGACCTGCGCGACGACGGCACCTTCATCTCCTACCTGCTCGTTCGTCCCACTCCGGTCCCCTTTATCGAAGGCCGCTGGGTCATCCGCGACGGATACGTAATCGCGACGACTGCGGTGATCGCGGGGCCCTGA
- a CDS encoding metallophosphoesterase family protein: MTTTLWAVSDLHAAVKANAVRIDEIQPTDPSDWLIVAGDVAERTDLVLRILKQLRSRFAHVIWVPGNHELFSRSTERFQGRDKYTELVEGCRALDIFTPEDPYPVFHGVTVVPLFTLYDYSFRRPGLTVEQAIDAARAKQIMMTDEFAIAPFVDIRAWCWDRLAYSIKRLSRIEGPTILINHWPLVQEPTLDMRIPEIGLWCGTRHTRTWPERYNAQAVIYGHLHMPGERQVDGVPHVEVSLGYPREWERHGHLNPWPYPVMTVGENDA; this comes from the coding sequence GTGACCACCACGTTGTGGGCCGTCAGCGACCTGCACGCAGCCGTCAAGGCCAACGCCGTTCGCATCGACGAAATCCAGCCGACCGACCCCTCCGACTGGCTCATCGTCGCCGGCGACGTCGCCGAACGCACCGACCTCGTCCTGCGAATTCTCAAACAACTGCGCTCCCGCTTCGCCCACGTCATCTGGGTACCGGGCAACCACGAGCTCTTCTCCCGCTCAACCGAACGCTTCCAAGGGCGCGACAAATACACCGAACTTGTCGAAGGCTGCCGAGCCCTGGACATCTTCACCCCCGAAGACCCCTACCCGGTATTCCACGGAGTGACAGTCGTCCCGCTCTTCACCCTCTACGACTACAGCTTCCGCCGACCCGGCCTCACCGTCGAGCAAGCCATCGACGCAGCCCGGGCCAAGCAAATCATGATGACCGACGAATTCGCCATCGCCCCCTTCGTCGACATCCGCGCCTGGTGCTGGGACCGCCTCGCCTACTCAATCAAGCGACTCTCGCGCATCGAAGGCCCCACCATCCTCATCAACCACTGGCCGCTCGTCCAAGAACCCACCCTGGACATGCGCATCCCCGAAATCGGACTCTGGTGCGGCACCCGACACACCCGCACCTGGCCCGAACGCTACAACGCCCAAGCCGTCATCTACGGACACCTCCACATGCCCGGCGAACGCCAGGTCGACGGCGTCCCCCACGTCGAAGTCTCCCTCGGGTACCCCCGCGAATGGGAACGCCACGGACACCTCAACCCCTGGCCCTACCCAGTAATGACAGTGGGTGAGAACGATGCTTGA
- a CDS encoding MATE family efflux transporter — MKDVSARQIFGLAFPALGVLAATPLYLLLDTAVIGRLGAFELAALAVGTTVQSTVTTQLTFLSYGTTARSARLYGAGKRDEAVAEGVQATWVGLGVGLVIASLVWLFAERIALAITGNPDTASAAAAWMHVAALAIPLTLIDMAGNGWLRGVQNTRWPLYFTLAGVIPGAILIPILVSRYGLVGSAWANVIGIGISSICFLAALRHEHTGSWAPRWSIMRRQLVMGRDLILRSLSFQVAFVSAAAVAARFGTASLAAHQILLQLWNFITLVLDSLAIAAQALTGAALGRGAVDVAKHVGKRVTLYSMIFAMGLGLVFALLAGVIPRIFTTDQSVLDAIAAPWWLMICMIILGGVVFALDGVLLGAGDAAYLRTITIGAVLLGFLPGVWISYAIDGGLTGIWIGLLAFIVLRMLAVIWRFQSMKWAVIDN; from the coding sequence GTGAAAGACGTTTCCGCCCGGCAAATCTTCGGGTTAGCGTTCCCCGCGCTCGGCGTGCTCGCGGCGACACCGCTGTATTTGCTTCTCGACACCGCCGTCATCGGCCGCCTCGGCGCCTTTGAGCTCGCAGCCCTCGCCGTGGGGACGACCGTGCAGTCGACCGTCACCACCCAACTGACGTTCCTCTCCTACGGCACGACTGCCCGCTCAGCCCGGTTGTACGGTGCGGGCAAGCGTGACGAGGCCGTCGCGGAAGGCGTCCAAGCCACCTGGGTAGGGCTCGGCGTCGGACTAGTCATCGCCTCACTGGTGTGGCTGTTCGCCGAACGCATCGCGCTCGCCATCACTGGCAACCCCGACACCGCCTCAGCCGCCGCAGCGTGGATGCACGTCGCAGCATTGGCCATTCCGCTCACGCTCATCGACATGGCCGGCAACGGCTGGCTACGAGGAGTACAAAACACCCGCTGGCCGTTGTACTTTACCCTCGCCGGGGTCATTCCTGGAGCGATCCTCATCCCGATCCTCGTGTCCCGCTACGGGCTCGTGGGATCCGCGTGGGCCAACGTCATCGGCATTGGCATCAGCTCCATCTGCTTCCTCGCCGCCCTGCGTCACGAGCACACCGGCAGCTGGGCCCCACGCTGGTCCATCATGCGCCGCCAGCTGGTCATGGGCCGCGACCTCATCCTCCGCTCCCTATCCTTCCAAGTGGCATTCGTCTCCGCCGCGGCCGTGGCAGCCCGCTTCGGCACCGCCTCCCTCGCCGCGCACCAAATCCTCCTCCAACTGTGGAACTTCATCACCCTCGTCCTCGACTCACTCGCCATCGCCGCGCAAGCCCTGACAGGGGCGGCGCTTGGCCGGGGAGCAGTGGACGTCGCCAAGCATGTAGGCAAACGTGTCACCCTCTACTCCATGATCTTCGCCATGGGCCTGGGCTTGGTGTTTGCCCTGCTCGCGGGCGTGATACCCCGGATCTTCACCACCGACCAGTCGGTGCTGGACGCCATCGCCGCGCCATGGTGGCTGATGATCTGCATGATCATCCTCGGCGGCGTCGTCTTCGCCCTCGACGGCGTCCTCCTCGGCGCCGGTGACGCCGCCTACCTGCGCACCATCACCATCGGAGCCGTCCTCCTCGGATTCCTGCCCGGCGTATGGATCTCCTACGCCATCGACGGCGGACTCACCGGAATCTGGATCGGACTACTCGCCTTCATCGTCCTGCGCATGCTGGCGGTGATCTGGCGTTTCCAATCAATGAAGTGGGCTGTGATAGACAATTGA
- a CDS encoding DHH family phosphoesterase, whose product MSLYAESAALIAPARTVAVVGHIRPDADAIGSVCATVAALRQLGKEATGVIGQPHPFADNLLSIPGADEVVLAGELPDVDLIITVDCGALDRTGALAEEIGRRAETTLVIDHHSSNAGFGAVNLIVRDAESTTTILGRLFDELEVQIDKHIAHCLYAGLLTDTGGFRWGSAAMHTFAAQLMRTGIDIREISTDLLDSGSVHDLRMIGQALSRVEVHQAGEHRVAIIVADHALLSSASISAAEGLVDFVRSLDDTDLGVVFKESAPGLWHASLRSNTVDVSHIAVAMGGGGHIPAAGYTARGNAEEVVAALLNQVGR is encoded by the coding sequence GTGTCCCTCTACGCCGAGTCCGCGGCGCTCATTGCACCGGCGCGCACCGTCGCCGTCGTCGGCCATATCCGCCCGGATGCCGATGCCATTGGTTCGGTATGCGCGACGGTCGCCGCCCTCCGCCAACTGGGTAAAGAGGCCACTGGCGTCATCGGCCAGCCGCATCCCTTCGCCGATAACCTGCTGAGCATCCCGGGCGCCGACGAGGTCGTGCTTGCTGGTGAGCTCCCCGACGTCGACCTCATCATCACCGTCGACTGCGGGGCGCTCGATCGCACCGGCGCCCTGGCCGAGGAGATTGGCCGCCGCGCGGAGACCACTTTGGTCATTGACCACCACTCGTCCAACGCCGGATTTGGGGCCGTCAACCTCATCGTCCGCGATGCCGAATCCACGACGACGATTCTTGGTCGGCTTTTTGATGAGCTCGAAGTGCAAATCGACAAGCACATCGCGCACTGCCTCTACGCCGGGTTGCTCACCGACACCGGAGGCTTCCGGTGGGGAAGCGCCGCCATGCACACGTTCGCGGCACAGCTGATGAGAACTGGCATTGACATCCGGGAGATCTCGACCGACCTCCTCGATTCAGGCTCCGTGCACGACCTACGCATGATCGGCCAGGCCCTGTCTCGCGTCGAGGTCCACCAGGCGGGCGAGCACCGCGTGGCGATCATCGTCGCCGATCATGCCCTCCTCTCCAGCGCGTCGATCTCCGCTGCTGAGGGGCTCGTCGACTTTGTTCGCTCCCTCGATGACACCGACCTCGGAGTCGTGTTCAAGGAATCCGCTCCTGGGCTCTGGCACGCCTCCCTGCGATCGAATACGGTCGACGTCTCCCACATCGCCGTGGCAATGGGCGGCGGCGGCCACATCCCCGCCGCCGGATACACCGCGCGCGGGAACGCTGAAGAGGTGGTCGCCGCCCTGCTGAACCAGGTGGGCCGGTGA
- the rbfA gene encoding 30S ribosome-binding factor RbfA — MADHARAARMAKRIQTIVASAIEREVKDRRLELVTVTDTRVTGDLHDATVFYTVRGRTLDEKPDLDAAAEALHRARGQLRKIVGDELGVRFTPTLSFEYDAVPEASAHMEELLARAKARDEELARLKENAQPAGDANPYRTED; from the coding sequence ATGGCCGATCACGCCCGCGCCGCCCGAATGGCCAAGCGCATTCAGACCATCGTGGCCTCCGCTATTGAGCGTGAAGTCAAAGATCGTCGCCTGGAACTGGTCACGGTCACTGACACCCGCGTTACCGGCGATCTGCATGATGCGACCGTCTTCTACACCGTCCGTGGCCGCACGCTGGACGAGAAGCCCGACCTCGACGCCGCCGCCGAGGCCCTTCACCGTGCCCGTGGCCAGCTGCGCAAGATCGTCGGCGACGAGCTCGGCGTCCGCTTCACCCCGACCCTGTCCTTCGAATACGACGCCGTTCCGGAGGCCTCGGCCCACATGGAGGAGCTGCTCGCCCGCGCCAAGGCCCGCGATGAGGAGTTGGCTCGTCTCAAGGAGAACGCTCAGCCCGCCGGCGATGCGAACCCGTACCGGACGGAAGATTAG
- a CDS encoding metallophosphoesterase family protein, with translation MPRTLWVVSDLHVTWPANRDRVERLRPAEPGDWLIVAGDVAEAIDVVVDTLVALRRRFSRVIWTPGNHELFARSSDRFRGRERYRVLVDLLREVGVDTPEDPYPVFGDVTVAPLFTLYDYSFRPPGLTAEQALAAAAKARATLDDVLFIAPYVNIPEWCRERVDYSRRRLDAVEGKTFLVNHWPLAVEPTQAMFHPEMALWCGTTLTRDFPRTYQAVAVAHGHLHMPRELTIDGVPHFDVSLGYPFEQAHHPRRPWPLPGLRIAQVDSST, from the coding sequence ATGCCGCGCACCCTCTGGGTGGTCTCGGACCTCCATGTCACCTGGCCCGCCAACCGCGATCGCGTTGAGCGATTGCGGCCGGCGGAGCCCGGTGACTGGCTGATCGTCGCAGGAGATGTGGCAGAGGCTATCGACGTCGTCGTCGATACGCTTGTTGCCCTCCGGCGGCGATTTTCGCGTGTCATCTGGACCCCCGGCAACCACGAGCTATTCGCCCGTAGCTCCGACCGCTTCCGCGGGCGCGAGCGCTACCGGGTGCTGGTTGACCTGCTGCGGGAGGTGGGCGTCGACACGCCCGAGGACCCCTATCCCGTCTTCGGGGACGTCACCGTCGCACCATTATTTACCCTCTACGATTATTCTTTCCGCCCGCCGGGACTCACCGCCGAGCAGGCCCTCGCCGCTGCGGCCAAGGCGCGTGCCACGCTTGACGACGTCCTGTTCATCGCCCCCTACGTCAACATTCCGGAGTGGTGCCGCGAAAGGGTGGATTACTCCCGTCGGAGACTCGATGCCGTTGAAGGCAAGACCTTCCTCGTCAACCACTGGCCGCTTGCCGTCGAACCCACCCAAGCGATGTTCCACCCCGAGATGGCGTTGTGGTGCGGTACCACGTTGACCAGGGATTTCCCCCGGACCTACCAGGCGGTGGCCGTCGCCCACGGCCACCTGCACATGCCGCGGGAGCTAACAATTGACGGCGTCCCTCACTTCGACGTTTCCCTCGGCTATCCCTTTGAACAGGCGCATCACCCTCGACGTCCCTGGCCGCTGCCGGGCCTGAGGATCGCACAGGTAGACTCAAGTACCTAA